The following proteins are co-located in the Planococcus plakortidis genome:
- a CDS encoding SDR family oxidoreductase — protein sequence MTEKKTAIITGASSGIGQATAKELAEKGYHVMLAARREERLAELKKEIEAEGGNADYKVTDVTSAEEMKQLAQAALDKTGRIDVFVNNAGLMPLSFMNKLKIDEWDKMVDVNIKGVLYGIAAVLPIMERQKSGHILNVSSVAGHQVSKGSAVYSGTKYAVRAISDGLRQEIDPSHEIRVTIVSPGAVETELTHTITDEDVLDSFKSMSMEMLQAKDIANAIAYAVEQPAHVDVNEILIRPRQQP from the coding sequence ATGACAGAGAAAAAAACCGCAATTATCACAGGTGCAAGCAGCGGCATCGGCCAAGCGACCGCAAAGGAATTGGCGGAAAAAGGCTATCATGTCATGCTCGCTGCACGGCGCGAAGAACGCTTGGCAGAACTGAAAAAGGAAATCGAAGCGGAAGGCGGAAACGCGGATTACAAAGTGACCGATGTCACCTCAGCAGAGGAAATGAAACAACTGGCACAAGCGGCACTCGATAAAACCGGCCGAATCGATGTTTTCGTCAATAACGCCGGCCTGATGCCATTGTCCTTTATGAACAAGCTGAAAATCGATGAATGGGACAAGATGGTCGACGTCAACATCAAAGGGGTCCTTTATGGCATCGCAGCTGTACTCCCGATTATGGAACGACAGAAATCCGGGCATATCCTCAATGTCTCATCGGTTGCCGGCCACCAGGTCTCAAAAGGCAGCGCTGTCTACAGCGGGACAAAATACGCAGTCCGCGCGATTTCGGATGGGCTGCGCCAGGAAATCGACCCATCTCATGAAATCCGTGTGACGATTGTATCGCCGGGTGCGGTGGAAACGGAATTGACCCATACGATCACCGATGAAGATGTGCTCGACAGCTTCAAGAGCATGTCCATGGAAATGCTGCAGGCGAAAGATATCGCGAATGCCATCGCCTATGCCGTAGAACAACCGGCCCATGTCGATGTCAACGAAATCCTCATACGCCCTAGACAACAGCCTTAA
- the smpB gene encoding SsrA-binding protein SmpB has protein sequence MAKGEGKVIAQNKKAGFDYAIEETIEAGIVLLGTEIKSARNGKVQIKDAFVRIRNGEAWISNMHISPYEQGNQFNHEPLRSRKLLLHKKQINELVGKSKVEGAAIIPLKMYLKDGYAKVLLGVGKGKKKYDKREDLKKKDAKRAIDRALKERSR, from the coding sequence ATGGCCAAAGGAGAAGGCAAAGTAATTGCCCAGAACAAAAAAGCGGGTTTTGATTACGCAATCGAAGAAACGATCGAAGCGGGGATCGTCCTGCTCGGGACGGAAATTAAATCCGCACGGAACGGCAAAGTGCAGATCAAGGACGCATTCGTCCGCATCCGAAACGGGGAAGCCTGGATATCGAATATGCACATTTCGCCGTATGAGCAAGGCAACCAGTTCAACCATGAGCCGCTACGCTCGCGCAAGCTCTTGCTCCATAAAAAGCAGATCAACGAACTCGTCGGCAAATCGAAAGTCGAGGGGGCGGCAATCATCCCGCTCAAGATGTATTTGAAGGATGGATACGCCAAAGTGCTGCTCGGTGTCGGTAAAGGGAAGAAGAAATACGACAAGCGCGAGGACTTGAAGAAGAAAGACGCGAAGCGTGCCATCGACCGTGCGCTCAAAGAGAGAAGCCGTTAA
- a CDS encoding tyrosine-type recombinase/integrase: protein MFKSRKHGVFAVGEDIMVSISASGKDKENEGLTIVDALETVYQQMRISGNRPRTIESYKYIFNQFVDMTVLKYVEEITVDSIYHYLDALKVSASTKLIRLKSIKAVLSKFFDNGWIKEKFWNNIHIKIDKEVKKGTKESDIEKLLAVIDQSTFIGFRDAAAIRLMYTTGIRIRTLGELRERHIDFENLHLNLDGSTLKNHKYLKLPIDEEVAAILTLLIKLNEGIRNHYGTGNKNVFITQNGLPMNSSKSSNCAISKQLNKYSKRFNLKNINAHAIRRGYAKNLLEKGASVALISKALGHSDLAVTTQYLDLDVEEVATDLRNYL from the coding sequence GTGTTTAAAAGTAGAAAGCATGGAGTATTTGCTGTTGGTGAAGACATTATGGTATCAATTTCAGCTAGTGGAAAGGATAAGGAAAATGAAGGTTTAACTATAGTTGATGCACTCGAAACTGTGTATCAACAAATGAGAATTAGTGGTAATCGTCCACGAACCATCGAAAGCTATAAGTATATTTTTAATCAGTTCGTTGATATGACTGTATTAAAGTATGTTGAAGAAATCACTGTCGATTCAATCTATCATTATTTGGATGCTTTAAAAGTGTCAGCAAGTACCAAGTTGATACGTTTAAAATCTATTAAAGCCGTATTGAGTAAGTTCTTTGATAATGGTTGGATCAAGGAAAAGTTTTGGAATAACATTCATATTAAAATTGATAAAGAAGTTAAGAAAGGCACTAAGGAATCTGACATTGAAAAACTGCTAGCAGTCATTGACCAAAGTACATTTATTGGATTTCGTGATGCAGCGGCTATTAGACTAATGTATACCACTGGTATTCGGATACGGACATTAGGAGAATTGAGAGAACGTCACATTGACTTTGAAAACCTTCATTTGAATCTGGATGGATCAACGTTGAAGAATCACAAATACTTAAAACTCCCTATCGATGAAGAGGTAGCTGCTATATTAACATTATTGATAAAACTAAACGAAGGTATCCGAAACCATTACGGAACTGGCAATAAAAATGTTTTTATTACTCAAAATGGCTTGCCGATGAATTCCAGTAAGTCTTCCAATTGTGCTATTTCGAAGCAACTGAACAAATATTCTAAGCGGTTTAACCTGAAAAATATCAATGCACATGCAATCAGAAGAGGATATGCTAAGAATCTTCTTGAAAAGGGTGCTAGTGTAGCACTAATAAGTAAAGCCTTGGGACATTCGGATTTGGCTGTGACTACGCAGTATTTAGATTTAGATGTAGAAGAGGTAGCGACGGATTTAAGAAATTATTTATAA
- a CDS encoding glycine betaine uptake BCCT transporter, giving the protein MKKVTNVFWIALVLIALAVGYGALAPEHFAEVTGNIESFLTTSFGWYYLLIVSVMVLFCLYFLVSPMGQIRLGKDTDKPEYSFATWIAMLFSAGMGIGLVFWGAAEPLSHFAIDPATAEPGSQEAFRESMRFTFFHWGIHAWAIYAVVALSLAYFQFRKGEPGLISSTLRPLFGDRMKGPWGVLVDVIAVFATAVGVATTLGFGAIQINGGLAYLFDGIPGDSLITQIIIIAVVTVLFMISSWSGLSKGIKYLSNTNMVLAVTLLILVIVLGPTLLIFNMFTDSLGSYFQNLINMSFRAAPINGENRSWIDGWTIFYWAWWISWSPFVGIFIARVSKGRTIREFLFGVLLIPTFISFIWFAAFGTTAIDVQSSGVDLTGLLTEETLFAVFNELPLGMLLSIVAVLLISTFFITSADSATFVLGMQTSNGSLDPANAVKLTWGIAQSTIAVILLFAGGLGSLQTALIIAAFPFSFIMLLMMASFYKSLNLEYKAIKRKR; this is encoded by the coding sequence ATGAAGAAAGTAACAAACGTGTTTTGGATTGCGCTAGTTCTGATTGCGTTGGCAGTTGGATACGGTGCACTCGCTCCAGAACATTTTGCGGAAGTTACCGGCAATATAGAATCATTCCTGACGACTTCGTTCGGTTGGTATTATTTGTTGATCGTTTCGGTAATGGTGCTGTTTTGCCTGTACTTCCTCGTTAGCCCGATGGGGCAGATTCGTTTAGGGAAAGACACGGACAAACCGGAATATTCATTTGCAACGTGGATTGCGATGCTGTTTTCAGCAGGCATGGGCATCGGGCTCGTGTTCTGGGGTGCGGCAGAGCCGCTTTCGCATTTCGCGATCGACCCGGCGACAGCTGAGCCGGGCTCCCAGGAAGCGTTCCGGGAATCCATGCGGTTTACATTTTTCCATTGGGGCATCCATGCGTGGGCGATCTATGCGGTAGTTGCATTATCCTTGGCATATTTCCAATTCCGTAAAGGCGAACCGGGGCTTATTTCCTCGACACTTCGCCCATTGTTCGGCGACCGCATGAAAGGTCCATGGGGTGTGCTCGTCGACGTCATCGCCGTATTCGCCACAGCGGTCGGGGTCGCGACGACGCTCGGCTTCGGTGCCATCCAAATCAACGGTGGGCTCGCTTATTTGTTTGACGGCATTCCAGGCGACAGCCTTATCACGCAAATCATCATCATTGCAGTGGTCACGGTGCTATTCATGATTTCATCCTGGTCTGGCCTCAGTAAAGGGATCAAGTACCTTTCTAATACGAATATGGTACTGGCGGTCACCTTGTTGATTTTGGTCATCGTTCTCGGCCCAACCTTATTGATTTTCAATATGTTCACCGATTCACTCGGCAGTTATTTCCAGAACTTGATCAATATGAGTTTCCGTGCAGCTCCGATCAATGGGGAGAACCGCTCTTGGATCGATGGCTGGACCATCTTCTATTGGGCTTGGTGGATTTCGTGGTCGCCGTTCGTCGGGATTTTCATCGCTCGAGTCTCAAAAGGCCGCACCATCCGGGAATTCCTGTTCGGCGTCTTGCTCATTCCGACGTTCATCAGCTTTATCTGGTTCGCGGCATTCGGTACAACGGCCATCGATGTCCAAAGCAGCGGCGTCGACTTGACAGGCTTATTGACGGAAGAGACTTTGTTTGCGGTGTTTAATGAATTGCCGCTTGGCATGCTCTTGTCGATCGTCGCCGTGTTGCTCATTTCGACATTCTTCATCACGTCAGCCGACTCGGCCACATTCGTGCTAGGCATGCAGACTTCCAACGGATCGCTGGATCCAGCGAATGCCGTGAAGCTGACATGGGGGATTGCACAATCGACCATCGCGGTCATCCTGCTCTTTGCAGGAGGCCTCGGGTCCTTGCAGACGGCATTGATCATCGCGGCCTTCCCGTTCTCGTTCATCATGCTATTGATGATGGCGTCGTTCTATAAATCCTTGAACCTCGAGTACAAAGCAATCAAGCGCAAACGATAA
- a CDS encoding DNA cytosine methyltransferase — MNAISFFSGAGGLDIGIQEAGFDIKLALELEEVYCNTLISNNHHNVRQGDIMDYDGERVRQEAGLERDEEIHLVVGGSPCQSFSTAGKRQAFADPRGQAMLHFADLVNELQPNFFVLENVKGFLSASLRHRPINQRGNDFPVLDTDEMPGSALQFLLERIGNYNVTTNIVNAANYGVPQKRERVFIIGVRNDLDITYSFPEPTHNQYGTDGLFPWRTFNHIMNELENIEHHYPNYSTDRLRYMQMIPQGGGNWRDLPPEIVQEAMGGAYTSGGGKVGFYRRIRLDSPSPTLLTSPMQKSTNLGHPIENRPLSIEEYLAIQEFPTDYHVSGNLAKQYTQIGNAVPVRLARIIGESIAQSLRTLQTV, encoded by the coding sequence ATGAATGCAATATCCTTTTTTTCAGGTGCAGGCGGTTTAGATATAGGAATTCAAGAAGCTGGCTTTGATATTAAATTAGCGTTGGAATTAGAAGAAGTATACTGTAATACTTTAATTAGTAATAATCACCATAATGTTAGGCAAGGTGATATTATGGATTACGATGGTGAGAGGGTTAGACAAGAAGCTGGTTTGGAGAGAGATGAAGAAATTCATTTAGTTGTAGGAGGGTCTCCTTGTCAAAGTTTTTCTACAGCTGGAAAAAGACAGGCTTTTGCAGATCCAAGAGGACAAGCGATGCTTCATTTCGCAGATTTAGTAAATGAACTTCAACCTAATTTTTTTGTATTAGAAAATGTAAAAGGATTTTTATCAGCTTCTTTAAGACATCGGCCTATTAACCAAAGAGGAAATGACTTTCCTGTGTTAGATACTGATGAAATGCCAGGAAGTGCTTTACAGTTCTTATTAGAGAGAATTGGAAATTATAATGTCACTACTAATATTGTTAATGCTGCGAATTATGGAGTTCCCCAAAAAAGAGAACGTGTTTTTATTATCGGTGTTCGAAATGATTTAGATATAACTTACTCTTTTCCTGAACCAACACATAACCAGTACGGTACAGATGGTTTATTTCCTTGGAGAACTTTTAATCATATTATGAATGAGTTGGAAAACATAGAACACCACTATCCAAATTACTCTACTGATAGACTTCGATATATGCAAATGATTCCACAGGGTGGTGGAAATTGGCGAGACCTGCCTCCAGAGATAGTACAAGAAGCTATGGGAGGTGCTTACACTTCTGGAGGAGGAAAAGTAGGTTTCTATAGAAGAATTCGTTTAGATAGTCCTTCTCCTACTTTGTTAACTTCCCCAATGCAAAAAAGCACTAATTTAGGTCATCCAATAGAAAATAGACCTTTAAGTATTGAGGAGTATCTTGCAATCCAAGAGTTTCCTACTGACTACCATGTAAGCGGAAACCTAGCTAAGCAATATACTCAAATCGGAAATGCAGTTCCTGTTCGATTAGCAAGGATTATTGGCGAATCCATTGCACAATCATTAAGAACTTTACAAACAGTATAA
- a CDS encoding aldehyde dehydrogenase family protein, translating into MNTDFSKIYINGEWMAGSSDSTMKNTNPFTGEELVTTQAADKSDLDAAYQAAETAQLAWSQELPQAKQAVMEKAIEVMKENKELIIDWLIKEAGSTKIKATVEFGASLNILKEAATFPFRMEGKIMPSQQAGKENRVYRNPIGVIGIISPWNFPFHLAMRSIAPALATGNAVVIKPATDTPVTGGLLFASLFEAAGLPKGLLNVVVGRGSEIGDDIVTHPTPRLISFTGSTPVGKHIGELAGGALKKTALELGGNNNFIVLEDADIDQAVDSALFGKFYHQGQICMSVNRIFVHKDLYDDFAEQFIERAGNLKYGNPEDMDTQVGPLINRDQVDRILKDIDATVEQGAKIRLGGKADGNVLEPTVLTGVTNDMPLAENEIFGPVAILIPFDSDEEVIEQANKYPFGLSGAVHSANIEHATNIAHQIHTGMIHVNDQPVNDEAHMPFGGEKDSGLGRFNGEWVLEEFTTLKWLSVQHQRRQYGAFVDNTKK; encoded by the coding sequence ATGAATACCGATTTTTCCAAGATATATATAAATGGTGAATGGATGGCGGGGTCTAGCGACAGCACCATGAAAAACACCAATCCGTTCACCGGCGAAGAACTGGTTACGACACAGGCAGCCGATAAGAGCGATTTGGATGCTGCCTACCAAGCGGCCGAAACGGCACAGCTCGCTTGGTCGCAGGAATTGCCACAAGCGAAACAAGCTGTCATGGAAAAAGCCATTGAAGTCATGAAAGAAAATAAGGAACTGATTATCGATTGGCTCATCAAAGAAGCCGGCAGCACGAAAATCAAAGCGACCGTCGAGTTCGGCGCCTCGTTGAACATCCTGAAAGAAGCGGCGACGTTCCCGTTCCGCATGGAAGGGAAAATCATGCCGTCGCAACAAGCCGGTAAGGAAAACCGCGTCTACCGCAACCCCATCGGCGTCATCGGCATCATCAGCCCGTGGAACTTCCCGTTCCATTTGGCGATGCGTTCCATCGCACCGGCACTTGCCACCGGCAATGCCGTCGTCATCAAACCCGCAACCGATACGCCCGTCACTGGCGGGTTGTTGTTCGCGAGCCTCTTCGAAGCAGCTGGCCTGCCTAAAGGGCTATTGAACGTAGTGGTTGGCCGTGGCTCCGAAATTGGAGATGACATCGTCACGCATCCAACGCCTCGCCTTATTTCATTCACCGGCTCGACGCCAGTCGGGAAACACATCGGCGAACTGGCCGGGGGCGCTTTGAAGAAAACCGCCTTGGAACTTGGCGGCAATAATAATTTCATCGTCCTTGAAGATGCCGATATCGACCAGGCAGTCGACTCGGCCCTCTTTGGCAAATTCTATCACCAAGGGCAGATCTGCATGTCCGTCAACCGCATCTTTGTCCATAAGGACCTTTACGATGACTTTGCTGAGCAATTCATCGAACGTGCCGGCAACTTGAAATACGGCAATCCCGAAGATATGGATACGCAAGTCGGTCCGCTGATCAACCGCGACCAAGTCGACCGCATCCTGAAAGACATCGATGCCACGGTCGAACAAGGCGCGAAGATCCGCCTCGGCGGCAAAGCAGATGGCAATGTCCTCGAGCCGACCGTCTTGACCGGCGTCACGAATGACATGCCGCTTGCGGAAAATGAAATCTTCGGCCCTGTCGCGATCCTCATTCCGTTCGATAGCGACGAGGAAGTCATCGAACAGGCCAATAAGTATCCGTTCGGATTGAGCGGCGCTGTGCATTCGGCGAATATCGAACACGCAACGAACATTGCCCACCAAATCCACACGGGCATGATCCACGTCAACGATCAACCTGTCAACGACGAAGCACATATGCCATTCGGTGGCGAAAAAGACTCCGGCCTCGGACGCTTTAACGGCGAATGGGTACTCGAAGAGTTCACTACCTTGAAATGGCTGTCCGTGCAGCATCAGCGCAGACAGTACGGGGCGTTTGTGGACAATACGAAGAAATAA
- a CDS encoding recombinase family protein, translating to MTGINFAYMRVSTKEQNLDRQYEALKGYVTDEKYIYSDKASGKDVERDGFQNLLKAMRTGDTLFIKSIDRLGRNKQQIKYYLEQFKSEGIRVKIIDLPTTMQDVPEGQDWVIDMINNIIIEVYTSMAEQERENIKQRQSEGIAVAKSKGKHLGRPMVELPKEWVKLYKEWKAGEITAVAFMNLVDMKKATFYNKVKQYESTLKAN from the coding sequence ATGACAGGAATCAACTTTGCTTATATGCGAGTATCGACAAAAGAACAGAACTTAGATAGACAGTATGAGGCTTTAAAAGGCTATGTAACGGACGAGAAATATATTTACAGTGATAAGGCTAGCGGTAAAGATGTAGAACGTGACGGGTTTCAAAACCTTCTTAAAGCTATGCGAACTGGTGATACTCTTTTTATTAAATCTATTGACCGTCTTGGAAGAAACAAACAGCAAATTAAATACTATTTAGAACAGTTTAAGTCTGAGGGTATTCGAGTAAAAATAATTGATTTACCAACAACTATGCAAGATGTTCCCGAAGGTCAAGATTGGGTTATAGATATGATTAACAATATTATTATTGAGGTTTACACGTCTATGGCTGAACAGGAACGTGAAAACATTAAACAGCGTCAATCTGAGGGAATAGCTGTTGCTAAATCTAAAGGCAAGCACTTAGGTAGACCAATGGTAGAATTGCCTAAAGAATGGGTTAAGTTGTACAAAGAATGGAAAGCAGGAGAAATTACTGCTGTAGCTTTTATGAATTTAGTAGACATGAAAAAAGCAACCTTCTATAACAAAGTAAAACAGTACGAGTCTACTCTTAAAGCCAACTAA
- a CDS encoding PmeII family type II restriction endonuclease produces the protein MNVNTDTARYEAIVDELLETFYRRRIEKINTLKLKQALARKNPYLYKATGYEDASSIIKEILSAYMSSSDEGIFGDAFFEVLAERVSGGEVSAAEGVDVTRQVESIYEAIAVKSGTSVFNASSRKKQIENFGSLRSRLAKRQLVFEPIIGYGYGRKQSIDKNGVRELAGQVFWERMTGDPEFYIKIIHLIGDKPQKHLPVYKSAFDAAVNRFTGEFINDFCNKDGTINWEKLVAFNSGKPCKKIVTNLSPSKTLARDENFQIEVVAVLADEEEEVVTGTDIVSYEIPVEYEDILLISDNGIVRFAAEVEEGTIAKVLISCYGKSVTRTFKLKKERKKQVRVVEPL, from the coding sequence ATGAACGTTAATACAGATACAGCACGTTATGAAGCAATAGTTGATGAATTATTAGAAACCTTTTATAGAAGACGAATTGAAAAAATAAACACCTTAAAGTTAAAACAAGCTTTGGCAAGAAAAAATCCTTATCTTTATAAAGCAACTGGATATGAGGACGCAAGTAGCATTATTAAAGAAATCCTTTCCGCTTATATGTCTAGTAGCGATGAAGGAATTTTCGGAGATGCTTTTTTTGAAGTTTTAGCAGAAAGAGTTTCTGGCGGAGAGGTTTCCGCTGCTGAAGGAGTAGATGTTACAAGACAAGTAGAAAGTATATATGAAGCAATCGCTGTTAAAAGTGGAACAAGCGTCTTCAACGCTTCTAGCAGAAAAAAACAAATTGAAAACTTCGGTTCTCTTAGGTCAAGACTTGCAAAAAGACAATTAGTCTTTGAACCTATTATAGGATATGGTTATGGCAGAAAACAGTCTATAGACAAAAATGGTGTAAGAGAACTTGCAGGTCAAGTATTTTGGGAAAGGATGACTGGAGATCCTGAATTCTATATCAAAATTATTCACTTAATCGGGGATAAACCACAAAAGCATTTACCCGTTTATAAGTCAGCTTTTGATGCGGCAGTTAACCGCTTCACTGGAGAATTTATCAATGATTTTTGTAATAAAGATGGTACTATAAATTGGGAAAAATTAGTCGCATTTAATAGCGGAAAACCCTGCAAAAAAATAGTGACAAATCTCTCTCCTTCTAAAACATTAGCAAGAGATGAAAATTTTCAAATTGAAGTTGTGGCCGTTCTTGCTGATGAGGAAGAAGAAGTAGTAACTGGAACAGACATAGTCTCTTATGAAATTCCTGTAGAGTATGAAGATATACTTCTAATAAGTGATAATGGAATTGTTAGGTTTGCAGCAGAAGTTGAAGAAGGCACCATAGCTAAAGTTTTAATATCTTGCTATGGTAAGTCTGTTACAAGAACGTTCAAGTTAAAAAAAGAAAGAAAGAAACAAGTCAGAGTAGTAGAACCTCTTTAA